The following nucleotide sequence is from Corylus avellana chromosome ca7, CavTom2PMs-1.0.
CAATCAATCCTCCAAGCCCCACTAGCTTGGAGGATGCCATCCACCGCATCATTGTCCGCCAGTCCGCCCCCGACTAGCTCCCCTTCCTCCTTAGCGCCTCTTACTGGGTGCCACCGCGCCCGCGCTCCTGCTCTCATGGCCTTGCCAACTTGGTCCACCAGTTGGCCAACCCCTTGACCCAGGAGGAGTCCATGGCCACCACCTCCGACCGTGGCTGGCCTTCTTCCACCTACTTCATCAATGATTTGGTCCATTTTTTCCTTTACTGTTTctaagtttctttttctttacaattttttgttttgggctAAGATTTTAGCCATGCTTCTGTGTTTGCGGTGTTTAATTTtggtagaatctgaatttgaattcaatccgattttgactccaattagataaattccgatttaatccttgattgggttaaacttaatcacatcatctaggtcttctcaaagtgttctttcttccaaactttgcatttttccatCTAAAGACgtagttttctttcaataacttataaaacactaaaaacaaaagGCTAAAACAAAACATCAGATAACAaaacagctaaaggattaactaaggtaaattaaggggcccaaatatgcaatatttggaaCTCATCATTTCTCATGCATGAAGTGGCTTCAATACCATTGCTCCAGACAGGTGCGCTTGAGCTCCTGGAATGCTTGAGCACTTTTGGtagtagcttcagtgctactaTTCTGGTGAGATGCTAGTTGGAATAGGTATGGTATGGCtcataagcccaaacccaaagAACACTTGTCCCTtgtcaaattaaacaaacaaaccaaataCCGGATGCAACAtaatgttgtaaaaatataatcaaagaataaaaattgaacaacaatGGGGAAGATAAAACCTGGACgaagatcatgtaccctggctTGATGGAGGACTCAAGTGCATAGGGCAAGCATCGTATGAAATGATGGCTAAATTCTAAGATCGATGACCCtgcatcaaaaaaaaaaaaaaaaccaattagaTTTGGAAATTACAACAGCTCAGTACTATTgtctggaggtgcgctcgatcgccctagacgtgcgctcgatcgcactgccgcAGAGAGGCAGAAGCAGATTAGAActacagcagcttcagtactgctgttTGGACATGCGCTAGATCGCAGTGgcctgtgcgctcgatcgcactaatgCAGACAGACacagaatgaaaacaaaaataaaacaaaagttagTGAAATTTAAAGACAAACtaatgacctataaagcattagttttatacattaaaatacttaggcgattgccgtcGGGAGTACACCACCttttatcaactaaacaatatttttaaggtgtattaacggagacaacacttcttttaaatgtttaccaaAATTGCATGTTTATTTCTACTTAGTAATAATTGGCTCATGTTGTACCAAATtgtaaggtttacttactaagtcgttagacttacacAGTTATTACTCGTATAGGAAACCTGTttctagaacccaagagtggtaCAGTTGCCACTACCGACTTTTCTTAAGAAATATATTCATgctgttatcaggtttgctttaaattattattagttgcttcATGTCTTGGaattgaggattatacttgtcCCTATAATGATCAATAGActtctcatatttatttcacattcccATGCATTACTCTGATCAGGCCTAGAGTGGCGGTTTCCCATTTAGCCACCAATTGGTTAAAGTGGGATAATTAccagtaaccctaccagacTAGTTAAGGTCAGTTTTGGAGGCATTACAAGtgggccatggccacccccgattttgtaattttctttttattaaatatgctttaaaaattgcatttgagaCAAAAAATTTTAGCTTGGCCCCAGACTCAAAATAAAGTAGtccaacaaatttttgtttgtcCTGGACCCATAAAAAACAgtccaaaatttttaagaatGCATTGGGCCTCtcaaatctaaataaaatattgtttttcttttcttttcttgtttccttTTAGTTGCCAATGCTACTTTCAATTATAGATGATTTTAGAGATTTAGGAGAACTTCAAGTTCCATTTTAATAagtgattgaattgaaaattgatatattttaaaaaacaattcttttgtatatatatatatatatatattttttttgacatgtctgcataAGAGGAGGAGAGGGATTCAAACCAGTGAGCTCAGCTTCATGAGCTGTGATCCACAACTGATTAGGCTACTCTTTGAGGACTTGCTTGTGTTTTCTTAACACTAAAtggatactaattttatttttggggaaaatgcACTTTACCCCTTAAGTTTGaccaatttttcaattttgaatcctaatgtttaaaaatttgcaatgtatcctcttaaagtttaaaaaattttcaattcgaaccatCCTTTAGTCATTGCCTTCTAAGAAGACGGAAAGTCCACCACATACGTCTCAATTGATATTTTTAGTCCTATTCTCCCCAAATTAgccctaaaataaaaaagaaaaaaaaattaaaaaaagtctACCTATCCGTAATTAAAATCAAGTCCATTTTAAAAGATTTTCATATGGCCATGGCCCCCCACCAAGTTCCAACTAAACAAAGTCTCACGCATCTCCTCCTTCCTTTCCTTTGTCCGAAGATTTTACACATCTTCCACTCTGTATCGGTGtgtagagactagagagagagagagtctagAGAGCACAACATGGCAAGGTCTTTCTCCCAGACCCTCACCCTCACCCTCACCGTCCTCCCTCGCCACCGCTCCCCCAAATCTCGCCTCCTCACTCTCCGAACCCAATCCAACCAATCCTACAAGCCCCACCAGCTGGCCGACCTCTCCGACCTCACAGACTCTTCTTCCGATCCCCTTGTCCGCCAGCTCGAGGACGCCATCCACCGCATCATCGTCCGCCGGTCCGCCCCCGACTGGCTCCCCTTCCTCCCTGGCGCCTCCTACTGGGTGCCACCGCGCCCGCGCTCCTGCTCCCACGGCCTCGCCAACTTGGTCCACCAGTTGGCCAATCCCTTGACCCAGGAGGAGTCCATGGCCACCACCTCCGACCGTGGCTGGCCTTCTTCCGCCTACTTCATCAATGGTTTGGTCCATTTTTTCCTTTACTGTTTCtgggtttctttttctttaccaTTTTTGTTGGCTAAGATTTTAATCATCCTTCTGTGTTTGTGGTGTTTAATTTTGGTAGATTTATCTGTATCCAAATCCCTTTTAGGATCATGTCTTGTTTAAACCATCCCCGAAAAGCCATATCTTTATCGATGTTTGGATGTCCAGTAAAATATCAATTCGTATTGTGGTCTTTGTGATGGAAAATTGTTAAACATCGAATTTGTTTCTAATCTGATAGATTCATTCTCATCcaaagaaatttcatttttagCTGTTTGTTGCTGGTTCTTTATATGAATGTCtgataaatgttaattttttttttgaatatttgggAAGTTCTGTCCCATGCACTAGGTTGCCAAACCTCTTAATGCTAGATGATAGGAAGTAGGAacctttaaaaataataaatcttatttTATGTGGTGGATTGTCATGCTCCAGATATTCTCAAGCTGTATATTGAGGGTTGGGCTTCACATATCTTAAATACCATTATCTACATCTTTAGGTGGTGTAGGTTACACATGGCTACTCAATGTTATTGAAAAAGGTCATATAATTAAGGTATCAAACTAGTTCTAGGTGAAAATCAAACTGATTTAGTACTGGTCTGGAAAAATCTAGGGGTTAACATTCGATTGCAACTTTAGTAGGATATCTAACCGGTGCTTGGTGAAAATTCACAGTGATTTTAGCACCAGTCTGGAAAATTTAAAGGGTGGAAGATTGAATTGAAACTTAATACACATTTATCTGATCATAGCCTGATTTAAACTGTGGAGATATTGTTAATcacacttctttttcttttctttggttttagGTGCATTTCCACAGCCTGTGGAAGCAGAGCCAATTCCAAATAATGGGTCTCAACCTGAGGATGAGGAAGGATGAACCATCTTTTATACTGGCATCTaggtgatttaattttttaaaaaaaaatttgtgtgcATACTTTATTCTGTAGAAATATAAATGTATTAAAGACTTTACACTTATATTAATCATTAAAAATAGTCAGAGAAATTTGATTTCTTGCTCAACTTTATGGGGGAGAAATGGATCCCCAGTTTGGCAAACTTTTTGAGAAGTGATTGTACTTCTCAAACACTGAAAAACATTTGCCTTGCAACAATTATCAAACATATTTTTAGATGTGGCCCCCACTACTAACACACTTCtcaaaacaaaccacaaaacacttctcaaaaaacAGAACATAAAACACTTTTTAGAAAACTTCCCACACCTTTATATGTTTTGAAACACatgctcattttttttctcaagtcTTGAGGCTGCTtgttatttctaattttttttaagtggaggCCGCCGTATTTTTCTGTGGCTGTCGGATTTGTCTAGTGCCCTGCAGTTGCCAACTGTGATGGCTGCCAATCTGCCTGGTGGCCCTACGGCGGCCGCCAAATATTCGCAGTGGCCTCCAGACATGTTCGGCGGACTCCACCCCTCATAGACCGCCACCTGTAGACgcaaaattattttggtttagTCATATTTGGCTTGATGAGGCACTTGATTTGACTAGGAAAAATAATtcaactgagagagagagaagaaaagatattaggggaagaaaaaaatagttcCCCAAAGAATAACCATCTCAAATGAGAGATATTGTCCACTTTTACGCATGACAAATTTCTTGGTCTTATTAGAATAACTGGAAATGTAATTGCTGGCCTGATATACTAACTTCAATTCAACTAAGTACAGTAGTTTTGATACCAGTCTCCAAAGTTTCAAGTATTTGCTAGCCTCATCGGCCCCCCAATTCTCAACCTCAACCCACTGGATTGAGAACCAACCCTTTGAAAAGTTATGTCAGGTTCTTGTTAAATTCATGAGCTCGACGACTTGAAATAAAACTTATCCTTGATGTGAATATTAGTTGGTATCCTGTTGAGTCAGAAGAATGAGTGAGTTCGTTAAAAATTCAATgagaaaattttataattttctttttgtgaccTTTGTAAAAGATCCCGAACAAACACAGTGAATCAACACCACCAGGCACCAGCAATACACTATTGAGCATAATTGTTCATGGGGAACTTCTATTAGAGAAAGCAAAGaccagccaaaaaaaaaaatcggaaaaACCCCAAGATCCAGCCAGATCTCTATTCACAAGTGAATTACGAACCCCCTTCATGGAATTGACTTTGGTTCTAACCAATAAAGGATCATAGAAGTGATGCTCAAGGTGTCCTTGTAATTCCTCTCGAACAACATAGTATTTCTCTCACGCCATATGGTATACACAATTGCAGCGACCATAAGCTTGGTCACAATGGAGAGAAGAGACTTCCCTTTAAAATTAGAAGCCATCCAATGAATTAGATCCTCCCAATTTTCGTGAACCCAAGGCATATGACATCTACACCACAAACTGTGCCTATTGAAAACCCCTCTCTCAAAAGCCCTCGAGAAAAATGGCATTCAGTAAAGAGGTGTTCTAaagagctctctctctctctctctctccacctcTCAAACCCTGCTCACGCGTGTCCTATGGAGGCGCGTGTTGTCGCGTTTTGCTAGGTGACAGGTGCTGCTCGTGTCTTCGAGCACATCAGGCTGCGGTCTTCCAATCTATCGAAGCATTAGAGTACTTGGGAGTTTTTTTCGAGAATTTTTTAGTCTTTTAGGTTTGCAGCCATGTGAGCGGCGTGCGGTGGATGGCTGGGGTGATCCCTTTCGGGGGTTGTTGTGTGGAAATGGAGCATCGTTTTAAGGTGGAAGCTAAGTCCTTCTCTTTCTCGGCGAAGCCTAGTACGTCTACGATTCGCTTGGAGGAAAGAAGGAAAGGGTTTGGTGGATCTATTATTCTAGGATTTCGATATGCGGATTGGTTGGTAGACACGGTGGAGGAGGCATTGTTGGCTCAGGGAACGAAGGATTTTGCTAAATCGTTCTGTGAGGAGGTGGAGTTTATGAGGGTCAGTAAGGGTAGCAATAAGGCCGGTAGTTTCTTAGAGGTGGCTCTATTTGTTGAGGGGAACCGGAAAAGGACTATCTAGCTCCCTGAGGGCTGTGGAGGATGGGGTTGGCGTCATTTCGTAGGTGAACTTAGGCAATTGCTTGCGCTCGGCGTTGCAAAGATTCGGGCGAAGGTTTCTGAAGGTATTCTGATTGGAGATGGTTCGTCTTCTAATCGGACCTATGCGGCAGTGCTAACAGAGGCAACTGGTGGTATGAAGCCGGTTTTCGTGAAGCAGTCAGATCTGATTCCGATGGCGGACTGGTCTGAGGTGGTGAAGGGTGGCGAGGAGACATGAGCACCAGTAAATTGTTTTGAGTTCGAGTATGGTGTGCCGTCCAAGAAGGAGGAAGTTGGTTTGTTGAGGGGTGGGAGACCTTCCTAGGGTGGCGGCGCTTTAGCGACGAAGATGATGAGGGTTCAGCGCTCGTTGAAGGCATTTCTGGATAATCTTAGGGATGAGGTGGATCGGGTTCTCTCAATCAGGCTgggctttaagcccaaaacttgGCTTGGCTTAACGTTGAGGGTTGGGCCTAAGGTAAAGTTGAAGGAGGCTAGACCTCATCTGGGTTTGGATCCAAAGCCCTTATCTGGGCCTTTTTTGGACCTTAGGTATTCTATAGGCGAGGAGTTGGCCCCGAGTTTTGCTGGGGAGATGGCGACAGCGGTGGTATTACCGGAGTCTGACTCAGCGACGACGGTGTTAGCTTCGCCGATATCCGGTGATGGCCATGCCCTTGTGGTGGGGTTTTCGACGATTATGTAAAGTCTGATGAGTCCTGGTTGTCCGGCGGTGGATGCTGGTTTTCCTGGGTCGGTTTCTGGGGTGTTTTTGGATTCAGATTCGGTTCTAGATCCAGTTCAAGATTTGAATCCGGTTCTGGATCTAGAGCCGAATATCGGTGTTGTCTTGGTCCTAGTTTCCGTTGAGGTCCAAAAGTCCGCTTTTGTCTCGCCGGTGTCTTCTCCGACGAGCTCGGCCTCAGGGGATGTTTCTCGGATGTTTTTTGTGGTCTCCGATGGGCCCTCCAATGTTTCAGAGACTCCGATTGTGGCGCCGGTGTCGATCGCTACTGTTGCTGGTGGCCTCTTTGATGGGAAGCTTGCGCCTGCGATGGTATGTCT
It contains:
- the LOC132187443 gene encoding uncharacterized protein LOC132187443, which encodes MARSFSQTLTLTLTVLPRHRSPKSRLLTLRTQSNQSYKPHQLADLSDLTDSSSDPLVRQLEDAIHRIIVRRSAPDWLPFLPGASYWVPPRPRSCSHGLANLVHQLANPLTQEESMATTSDRGWPSSAYFINGAFPQPVEAEPIPNNGSQPEDEEG